One segment of Sphingobacteriales bacterium DNA contains the following:
- a CDS encoding M20/M25/M40 family metallo-hydrolase, which yields MKLTTLFLSCIFGLNTYFVANDKPIQEQSDDKVIEQIYHKELLYGSSYENLRHLCKNIGHRLSGSSGAAAAEKWAQQTLSRLADTVYLQPVSVSQWIRGRKQTAEVVLQNNIMRSLKVCALGGSPATPTQGVKGELLVVEQLSQLAALGEKGVKNKIVFFNRPMSATKIDPFDAYSEAVEQRVNGPAEAAKYGAAAAIVRSMTHKKDDYPHTGITMYQTNFSIPAVAISTVGADFLNGIGTDNKTNVSINLECATKGEVTANNVVAEIKGSKFPNEIILVGAHLDSWDLGEGAHDDGAGVVHVMEVLHLYKKLKIKPLRTIRVVLFTNEENGGRGAKKYAEESKRRKEMHIAAIESDRGGFAPRGFEFDGNDLVRNQCLSKVQSWKNLFSPYRLHHFEAGGGGADIDVLREQNVPLIGFVPDPQRYFDYHHCETDVFEAVNKRELELGAASITSLVYLLDKYGLK from the coding sequence TGAACACTTATTTTGTTGCCAACGACAAGCCCATTCAGGAGCAAAGCGACGATAAAGTGATAGAGCAAATTTACCATAAAGAGTTGCTTTATGGCAGCAGCTACGAAAACCTCCGCCATCTGTGTAAAAATATCGGACACCGGCTCAGTGGCTCGTCCGGAGCCGCCGCCGCCGAAAAATGGGCGCAACAAACCCTGAGCCGCCTCGCCGATACCGTGTATTTGCAACCTGTGAGCGTGTCGCAGTGGATACGCGGCAGAAAACAAACTGCCGAAGTAGTGTTGCAAAATAATATTATGCGCAGCCTGAAAGTATGCGCTTTGGGCGGCTCGCCCGCTACACCCACACAAGGCGTAAAAGGCGAATTGCTTGTGGTGGAGCAGTTGAGCCAGTTGGCGGCTTTGGGCGAAAAAGGTGTGAAAAACAAAATCGTTTTTTTCAACCGCCCGATGAGTGCCACCAAAATTGACCCTTTTGATGCTTACAGCGAAGCAGTGGAGCAACGTGTAAACGGACCTGCCGAAGCCGCTAAATATGGAGCTGCCGCCGCCATCGTGCGCTCTATGACCCACAAAAAAGACGACTATCCGCATACCGGAATCACGATGTACCAAACCAATTTCTCTATTCCGGCAGTGGCTATCAGCACCGTAGGTGCTGATTTTTTAAACGGAATTGGTACGGATAATAAAACAAATGTGAGTATCAATTTGGAATGTGCCACCAAAGGCGAAGTGACAGCAAATAATGTAGTGGCAGAAATTAAAGGCTCTAAATTTCCCAACGAAATTATTTTGGTGGGTGCGCATTTGGATAGTTGGGATTTGGGCGAAGGCGCACACGATGACGGTGCGGGCGTGGTGCATGTAATGGAAGTGCTGCATTTATATAAAAAGCTGAAAATAAAACCTTTGCGCACGATTCGTGTTGTGTTGTTTACAAATGAAGAAAACGGCGGACGTGGGGCAAAAAAATATGCCGAAGAAAGCAAACGCCGCAAAGAAATGCACATCGCTGCTATAGAATCGGACAGAGGCGGCTTTGCGCCGCGCGGCTTTGAGTTTGATGGCAATGATTTAGTGCGCAACCAATGCCTGAGCAAAGTGCAATCGTGGAAAAACCTATTTTCGCCCTATCGCCTCCACCATTTTGAAGCAGGCGGCGGCGGTGCTGATATTGATGTTTTGCGCGAGCAAAATGTGCCGCTTATCGGTTTTGTTCCCGACCCACAGCGTTATTTTGATTATCATCATTGCGAAACTGATGTATTTGAAGCCGTTAATAAAAGAGAATTGGAATTAGGAGCAGCCAGCATTACATCTTTGGTGTATTTATTGGATAAATATGGACTGAAATAG
- a CDS encoding glycosyl hydrolase, protein MYKKILCFLWLGATITAWAQKKDEKKDEKLPKEPFVNEDTYSALNFRSIGPAVTSGRISDLAIHPTQPHIWYVAAASGGVWKSSNGGTTFEPLFDEQGSFSIGCLTLDPNNPNVLWVGSGENNNQRSVAYGDGIYKSEDGGKSFTNMGLKNSEHIGKIAIDPRNSNTIYVAAYGPLWSAGGDRGIYKSTDGGKNWKKILEVSENTGFNEIHIDPNNPDVLYATAHQRRRHVWTYISGGPESAIYKSTNGGETWDKLKGGLPAGDVGRISMAIPAGNPDLLYALIEADNESKGLYRSTNRGASWEKQSSHSTAGNYYCEIICDPTNAERIYSMDTWLQVSHDGGKTFKKVGEKTKHVDNHAMWIDPRNPQHWLVGCDGGLYETYDAAATWNFKTNLPITQFYRVAVDNAEPFYNIYGGTQDNNTLGGPSRTFSASGITNWDWFVTVGGDGFEPAIDPTNPDIVYSQWQYGGLIRYDKKSGQIIDIKPQEMEGDAALRWNWDSPLAISHHHPERIYYAANRLFRSDNRGDSWTAISGDLTRQTDRNKLPVMGKVWSVDAVAKNQSTSYYGNIVSFSESPKNENILYAGTDDGLIQVTTDGGKNWTKYERFGGIPENTYISFLLASQYDENTVYAVFNNHKNGDFKPYISISKDKGKTWTALQNNLPERGSVYCIAEDHKNPNLLFAGTEFGVFFTLDGGKSWLQMKGGLPTIAVKDIAIQQRENDLVLATFGRGFYVLDDYSVLQTLKKEDFDKKGTIFSVKDAPMYLERYPLGDKGKGDKGDAFYVAPNPPAGAVFTYFVKDDYKSIKKLRKEREAEILKKNGTISYPTNDSLRLEDNEEAPYLLFVIQDDAGNTVRSLRGAAKKGMGRVSWDFRHEMTSPTTLQAAETDKYDPPQSGMLAIPGSYTVQMLLIKNGKSEALSEAVPFRIYPLMQRTLPAKQKEYETFSKELAQLRRTIDAADNYRNELGEKVKHLKVAAQRSAQPALAELEGLKQVENNLQTLEMQFNGDGSLAKREFETLPGLKGRFDNMLYNLFYVSGELPGTYVESMKIVKKQFNEAYKLLQSTDQQIDTIAGNLEQKGAPYIPGRLPKWKAD, encoded by the coding sequence ATGTACAAAAAAATACTATGTTTTTTGTGGTTAGGTGCTACAATAACGGCTTGGGCACAAAAAAAAGATGAAAAGAAAGACGAAAAACTTCCGAAAGAGCCTTTTGTCAATGAAGACACCTACTCCGCACTCAATTTTCGCAGCATCGGTCCTGCAGTTACCTCGGGTCGCATCTCCGACCTCGCCATTCACCCCACGCAACCACATATCTGGTACGTTGCAGCAGCTTCGGGCGGCGTATGGAAAAGCAGCAACGGCGGCACTACTTTTGAGCCGCTCTTTGATGAGCAAGGCTCTTTCTCTATCGGCTGCCTCACCCTCGACCCCAACAATCCCAATGTGCTGTGGGTAGGCAGTGGCGAAAACAACAACCAACGCTCTGTTGCTTACGGCGATGGTATTTATAAATCAGAAGACGGCGGTAAGAGTTTTACCAATATGGGCTTAAAAAACTCCGAACATATCGGCAAAATTGCCATTGACCCCCGCAACTCCAATACTATATATGTAGCAGCATACGGACCCCTGTGGTCGGCAGGCGGCGATAGAGGTATCTATAAAAGCACAGACGGCGGTAAAAACTGGAAAAAAATATTGGAAGTGAGCGAAAATACCGGATTCAATGAAATTCATATTGACCCCAACAACCCCGATGTATTGTATGCCACCGCACACCAACGCCGCCGCCATGTGTGGACTTATATCAGCGGCGGTCCCGAATCTGCCATTTACAAAAGCACCAACGGCGGCGAAACGTGGGACAAACTCAAAGGCGGCTTGCCCGCCGGCGATGTAGGACGTATTTCTATGGCAATACCCGCCGGAAATCCCGACCTGCTCTATGCCCTCATTGAAGCCGACAACGAAAGTAAAGGTTTGTATCGCTCCACCAATCGCGGGGCAAGCTGGGAAAAACAAAGCAGCCACAGCACTGCCGGCAATTATTATTGCGAAATTATATGCGACCCCACCAATGCCGAGCGCATCTATTCAATGGATACCTGGCTGCAAGTGAGTCACGACGGCGGCAAAACTTTTAAAAAAGTAGGCGAAAAAACCAAACACGTGGACAACCACGCTATGTGGATAGACCCCCGCAACCCGCAACACTGGCTCGTAGGCTGCGATGGCGGCTTATACGAAACTTACGATGCCGCCGCCACGTGGAATTTCAAAACCAATTTGCCCATTACACAATTTTATCGTGTGGCGGTGGACAATGCCGAACCTTTTTACAACATTTACGGCGGCACACAAGATAATAACACACTCGGCGGACCTTCGCGCACTTTCAGCGCATCGGGCATCACCAATTGGGATTGGTTTGTTACCGTAGGCGGCGATGGTTTTGAGCCCGCCATTGACCCCACCAACCCCGACATTGTGTATTCGCAGTGGCAATACGGCGGCTTGATACGCTACGACAAAAAAAGCGGTCAAATTATTGACATCAAACCGCAGGAAATGGAGGGCGATGCTGCTTTGCGCTGGAACTGGGACTCGCCGCTCGCCATCAGTCATCACCACCCCGAACGCATTTATTACGCCGCCAACCGCCTGTTTCGCTCCGACAATCGCGGCGACTCGTGGACTGCCATCAGCGGCGACCTCACCCGCCAAACCGACCGCAACAAACTTCCCGTTATGGGCAAAGTGTGGAGCGTAGATGCCGTAGCAAAAAACCAATCTACCTCGTACTACGGCAATATCGTTTCATTCAGCGAATCGCCAAAAAACGAAAATATCCTCTATGCAGGTACTGATGATGGTTTGATTCAAGTGACGACAGATGGCGGCAAAAACTGGACAAAATATGAGCGTTTTGGCGGTATTCCCGAAAATACTTATATCAGCTTTTTGCTGGCTTCGCAATATGATGAAAATACGGTATATGCTGTTTTCAACAACCACAAAAACGGCGATTTCAAACCTTATATTTCTATCAGCAAAGATAAAGGAAAAACATGGACGGCACTACAAAACAATCTGCCGGAGCGCGGCTCGGTGTATTGCATCGCCGAAGACCACAAAAACCCCAATTTGTTGTTTGCAGGCACTGAATTTGGGGTGTTTTTCACATTAGACGGCGGCAAAAGCTGGCTGCAAATGAAAGGCGGCTTGCCCACCATTGCCGTTAAAGACATCGCTATCCAACAGCGCGAAAATGATTTGGTGCTGGCTACTTTTGGGCGCGGTTTTTATGTATTAGATGATTATTCTGTTTTACAAACGCTCAAAAAAGAGGATTTTGACAAAAAAGGAACTATTTTTTCTGTAAAAGATGCGCCTATGTATTTGGAACGTTATCCTTTGGGCGATAAAGGAAAAGGCGACAAAGGCGATGCTTTTTATGTAGCTCCCAATCCGCCGGCAGGTGCAGTATTTACTTATTTTGTAAAAGATGATTATAAAAGCATTAAAAAATTGCGCAAAGAGCGCGAAGCCGAAATTTTGAAAAAAAATGGCACTATCTCCTACCCTACCAACGATAGCTTGCGCTTGGAAGACAACGAAGAAGCCCCTTATTTGCTGTTTGTGATACAAGATGATGCAGGCAATACCGTTCGTTCTTTGCGGGGTGCTGCAAAAAAAGGAATGGGAAGAGTTTCGTGGGATTTCCGCCACGAGATGACCTCACCAACCACCTTACAAGCGGCAGAAACCGACAAATACGACCCGCCGCAAAGCGGTATGCTGGCAATACCGGGCAGCTACACCGTACAAATGCTCCTCATTAAAAACGGCAAAAGCGAGGCTTTGAGCGAAGCCGTACCTTTCCGTATTTATCCTTTGATGCAGCGCACTTTGCCCGCCAAACAAAAAGAATACGAAACATTTAGCAAAGAGTTGGCACAACTGCGCCGCACCATTGATGCCGCCGACAACTACCGCAATGAACTGGGCGAAAAAGTAAAACACCTCAAAGTGGCAGCCCAACGCTCGGCACAGCCCGCCCTCGCAGAGTTGGAAGGGCTGAAACAGGTGGAAAACAATTTGCAAACGCTGGAAATGCAGTTCAACGGAGACGGCTCTTTGGCAAAACGCGAGTTTGAAACATTGCCCGGCTTGAAGGGTCGTTTTGACAATATGCTGTACAATTTGTTTTATGTAAGCGGCGAGTTGCCCGGCACTTATGTAGAGTCAATGAAAATTGTGAAAAAGCAATTCAACGAAGCCTACAAACTTTTGCAAAGCACCGACCAACAAATAGATACCATAGCGGGAAATTTAGAACAAAAAGGCGCACCTTATATTCCGGGGCGTTTGCCAAAATGGAAAGCTGATTAA